Proteins encoded in a region of the Clostridium butyricum genome:
- the thiM gene encoding hydroxyethylthiazole kinase, whose product MNIDIAQKVVELLNRLKNKKPLIHNITNYVTVNDCANILLAIGASPIMADDLKESADITSIASALVINIGTLNERTIESMIASGKKANELNIPVVLDPVGAGASSFRNETTKRILEEIKISVLRGNMSEIKFIAGLESETKGVDASESDLKSDSDEGIRVAKSLAKRFNCTVAITGVCDIVSDGEKSVTIENGTKMLSNVTGTGCMTTALVGGYLGACETKEDLFIAAVSGIVSMGICGEIAEERAGSIGLGSFHMAIIDAVSNLDEEDLLKRSKIK is encoded by the coding sequence ATGAATATAGATATAGCACAGAAGGTAGTAGAGCTATTAAATAGATTAAAAAATAAAAAACCATTGATTCATAACATAACTAATTATGTTACAGTAAATGATTGTGCTAATATACTTCTTGCAATAGGTGCATCACCAATAATGGCAGATGATTTAAAAGAATCAGCAGATATTACATCAATTGCTTCAGCACTTGTAATAAATATTGGTACTTTAAATGAAAGAACTATAGAATCAATGATTGCGTCAGGGAAAAAGGCTAATGAATTGAATATTCCAGTCGTACTAGATCCTGTTGGAGCTGGTGCATCATCATTTAGAAATGAGACAACTAAAAGAATTCTTGAAGAAATAAAAATCAGTGTTTTACGTGGAAATATGTCAGAAATAAAATTTATTGCTGGATTAGAGTCTGAAACAAAGGGTGTGGATGCATCAGAGTCAGATTTAAAAAGTGATAGTGATGAAGGCATAAGAGTAGCTAAATCTTTAGCGAAGAGATTTAATTGTACAGTAGCTATAACTGGAGTATGTGATATAGTTTCTGATGGAGAAAAATCTGTTACCATAGAAAATGGAACAAAAATGCTTTCTAATGTTACAGGGACTGGATGTATGACCACAGCTTTAGTTGGTGGGTATTTAGGAGCTTGCGAAACAAAAGAAGATTTATTTATAGCTGCTGTTTCAGGAATAGTATCTATGGGAATCTGTGGAGAAATTGCAGAAGAAAGAGCTGGAAGTATAGGTCTTGGAAGTTTTCATATGGCAATAATAGATGCAGTAAGTAATTTAGATGAAGAAGATTTGCTAAAAAGAAGTAAAATTAAATAA
- the thiE gene encoding thiamine phosphate synthase encodes MKPKIDYSIYLVTDRDLMSTETLEEAVEEAIKGGCTLVQLREKDCSSLDFYNTAINLKRITDKYNVPLLINDRLDIALAVDAAGVHIGQSDLPCSVVRKVIGEDKIIGVSAGTLENAIKAENDGADYIGVGAMYETGTKKDAKHTSMDELKKIRENISIPIVVIGGINKERITDFNGTDIDGLAIVSAIISQKDIYKATSELKDLFFKLK; translated from the coding sequence ATGAAACCTAAAATTGATTATAGTATTTATTTAGTAACAGATAGAGATTTAATGAGTACAGAAACATTAGAGGAAGCAGTAGAAGAAGCTATAAAAGGTGGATGTACCCTTGTACAGCTACGAGAGAAGGATTGTTCTTCTTTAGATTTTTATAATACTGCAATAAATTTAAAGAGAATAACGGATAAATATAATGTGCCGTTATTAATTAATGACAGACTTGATATTGCCTTAGCAGTAGATGCTGCCGGAGTACATATTGGGCAAAGTGATCTTCCTTGTTCTGTTGTAAGAAAAGTAATTGGTGAAGATAAAATTATAGGTGTTTCAGCAGGAACGTTAGAAAATGCAATTAAGGCTGAAAATGACGGAGCAGATTATATTGGTGTTGGTGCTATGTATGAAACTGGAACAAAGAAAGATGCAAAGCATACAAGTATGGATGAACTTAAAAAGATAAGAGAAAATATATCAATTCCTATAGTTGTTATTGGTGGGATAAATAAAGAAAGAATAACTGATTTCAATGGCACTGATATTGATGGACTTGCAATAGTTTCAGCTATAATATCACAAAAGGATATATATAAAGCCACAAGTGAACTAAAAGACTTATTTTTTAAACTAAAATAA